A genomic stretch from Poecile atricapillus isolate bPoeAtr1 chromosome 10, bPoeAtr1.hap1, whole genome shotgun sequence includes:
- the LOC131582621 gene encoding uncharacterized protein LOC131582621 isoform X1, which translates to MVTMRLLRSMELWLANTFLPLLLLTWLPVGAVSQLVQPGSTVQFEICLENLTVQVKWCKPECLEGENQTNTVILGENCMNFTSSSPCTAHTGICACRVFITRPNLTDTGNSTQAAVHCCGCAEPPTDVTGKIWTGFNLLLCILLGLAVGTLLYMPVIGFLLWKCTRNKTGELMSGEVAERNQVNMAAPVTGTEDLTYANLNFGKKETGPASSNVIYTEIKPSQQKQSAGDGSAASTEMYVSSKEEGK; encoded by the exons ATGGTCACCATGAGGCTGTTGAGAAGCATGGAACTCTGGCTGGCCAACACCTTtctgcccctgctgctcctcacctgGCTGCCAGTTG GAGCAGTCAGTCAGCTGGTACAGCCAGGCAGCACTGTGCAGTTCGAGATTTGTTTGGAAAATCTCACGGTGCAGGTGAAGTGGTGCAAACCTGAATGTCTGGAGGGGGAGAATCAAACCAACACTGTGATTCTGGGAGAAAACTGTATGAATTTCACCAGCTCAAGCCCATGTACAGCTCACACAGGAATCTGTGCATGTAGGGTCTTCATCACAAGACCAAACTTGACAGACACTGGAAACAGCACGCAAGCAGCAGTTCACT gctgtggctgtgcagaaCCTCCGACTGATGTCACAGGGAAGATCTGGACAG GATTCAACCTCCTCCTGTGCATCCTCCTTGGCTTAGCGGTCGGGACGCTCCTTTACATGCCGGTAATTGGCTTCCTGCTGTGGAAGTGCACAAGGAACAAAACAG GAGAGCTCATGAGCGGGGAAGTGGCAGAGAGGAATCAGGTCAATATG GCAGCCCCAGTGACAGGGACTGAGGACCTGACCTATGCCAACCTGAATTTTGGAAAGAAGGAGACAGGACCTGCCTCCTCTAATGTCATTTACACTGAGATCAAGCCATCACAACAGAAGCAGAGTGCTGGGGatggcagtgctgccagcacagagaTGTATGTCTCCTCCAAGGAAGAGGGCAAGTGA
- the LOC131582621 gene encoding uncharacterized protein LOC131582621 isoform X2 codes for MVTMRLLRSMELWLANTFLPLLLLTWLPVGAVSQLVQPGSTVQFEICLENLTVQVKWCKPECLEGENQTNTVILGENCMNFTSSSPCTAHTGICACRVFITRPNLTDTGNSTQAAVHCCGCAEPPTDVTGKIWTGELMSGEVAERNQVNMAAPVTGTEDLTYANLNFGKKETGPASSNVIYTEIKPSQQKQSAGDGSAASTEMYVSSKEEGK; via the exons ATGGTCACCATGAGGCTGTTGAGAAGCATGGAACTCTGGCTGGCCAACACCTTtctgcccctgctgctcctcacctgGCTGCCAGTTG GAGCAGTCAGTCAGCTGGTACAGCCAGGCAGCACTGTGCAGTTCGAGATTTGTTTGGAAAATCTCACGGTGCAGGTGAAGTGGTGCAAACCTGAATGTCTGGAGGGGGAGAATCAAACCAACACTGTGATTCTGGGAGAAAACTGTATGAATTTCACCAGCTCAAGCCCATGTACAGCTCACACAGGAATCTGTGCATGTAGGGTCTTCATCACAAGACCAAACTTGACAGACACTGGAAACAGCACGCAAGCAGCAGTTCACT gctgtggctgtgcagaaCCTCCGACTGATGTCACAGGGAAGATCTGGACAG GAGAGCTCATGAGCGGGGAAGTGGCAGAGAGGAATCAGGTCAATATG GCAGCCCCAGTGACAGGGACTGAGGACCTGACCTATGCCAACCTGAATTTTGGAAAGAAGGAGACAGGACCTGCCTCCTCTAATGTCATTTACACTGAGATCAAGCCATCACAACAGAAGCAGAGTGCTGGGGatggcagtgctgccagcacagagaTGTATGTCTCCTCCAAGGAAGAGGGCAAGTGA